Proteins from one Pontibacter korlensis genomic window:
- a CDS encoding cation:proton antiporter gives MLLNIDLTLPFEEPVLIFTLVLLVILVVPYILNKVRVPGIVGLIVAGVILGPNGLHILNRDASIVLFGTVGLLYIMFQAGLEIDMIDFKRYKMRSIIFGTLTFAIPITVGTLVFLYLHDYHIKPAILLASMFAPHTLLAYPIVSRLGLSKNEAVTLTIGGTLITDTAVLFVLAIIINSTQGDTGAAFWIFMIVEMIIFVALVLWLFPKIASYMFKQLEGEKGAQYIFVLTVVFAAAFLSEVAGMEAIIGAFLAGLALNPLIPHTSALMNRIEFVGNNIFIPFFLISTGMLVDLKVLFTDTNAILIAGTIVILAPLTKYAAAYITQKIFKFSVLQRNLIFGLSSAHAAATLAVVLAGYDIGLIGESALNGAVVLILVSSMVSSFSTEKVGRTLAILESRRKPDISQKPDRILVPIGNPKTIESLIDIAIMLKNPAHREPIYPLAVVIDNEHAEEEIFKKNKMLQEAITHASATDNDVQLVSKIDVNVASGILRAIKELMITEVILGWNAKITTRDRIFGSVLDSMLDNTDEMILVCKIIQPLNTTNRIVVIVPTNAELERGFIRWIRSVKLLSQQLGAPVVFRGRKRTLNKIRAAVQESKPTIEAEYSPYKNLNEFATMKSELKKDDMVIVISARKRTVSYNSNLDYVPRVLSRDYKDNSFIVLYPEQYPVYQSVPLKGVPVAHGREGQEGEV, from the coding sequence ATGCTACTGAATATAGATCTCACACTACCCTTTGAGGAGCCGGTGCTAATATTTACACTGGTGCTTCTGGTCATACTGGTTGTGCCATATATCCTCAATAAAGTAAGGGTACCAGGAATAGTGGGGCTGATAGTGGCAGGAGTAATTTTGGGACCAAATGGATTGCACATCCTGAACAGAGATGCCAGTATCGTACTGTTCGGAACAGTAGGTCTGCTGTACATCATGTTCCAGGCAGGACTTGAGATCGACATGATAGATTTCAAGCGGTACAAAATGCGCAGTATCATATTTGGAACATTAACTTTCGCAATACCCATAACGGTAGGTACATTAGTATTTTTATACTTACACGACTACCACATAAAGCCAGCCATACTATTGGCAAGTATGTTTGCTCCACATACGCTGCTAGCTTATCCTATCGTAAGCAGGCTTGGCCTTAGCAAAAACGAAGCAGTGACCTTGACCATAGGAGGGACACTGATAACTGATACTGCTGTACTCTTTGTTCTGGCTATCATCATCAACTCAACACAAGGGGATACTGGTGCAGCCTTCTGGATATTCATGATCGTGGAGATGATCATCTTTGTGGCGCTGGTATTATGGTTGTTCCCGAAGATAGCATCGTACATGTTCAAGCAGCTGGAAGGCGAAAAGGGAGCGCAATACATCTTCGTACTGACAGTAGTTTTTGCTGCAGCATTCCTTTCCGAAGTGGCTGGTATGGAAGCCATAATCGGAGCGTTCCTTGCAGGCTTGGCACTGAATCCACTTATTCCTCATACATCAGCGCTCATGAACAGGATAGAGTTCGTAGGGAATAATATCTTCATTCCGTTCTTCCTGATAAGTACAGGTATGCTGGTTGACCTGAAAGTGCTGTTCACAGACACCAATGCCATACTGATAGCAGGCACCATAGTCATACTAGCACCTCTCACCAAATACGCAGCAGCATACATCACACAAAAGATATTTAAGTTTAGTGTACTGCAGCGAAACCTGATATTTGGACTGAGTAGCGCACATGCCGCAGCTACACTGGCTGTAGTACTGGCTGGCTATGACATAGGCCTTATTGGGGAGAGTGCCCTGAATGGGGCGGTAGTACTCATACTGGTTTCAAGTATGGTAAGCTCTTTCTCTACAGAAAAGGTAGGAAGGACACTGGCTATATTGGAGAGCAGAAGAAAGCCAGACATCAGCCAGAAACCAGACAGGATACTAGTACCTATAGGCAATCCTAAAACTATTGAAAGCCTGATCGACATAGCTATCATGCTGAAGAACCCTGCACATCGGGAGCCAATATATCCATTAGCAGTGGTGATAGATAATGAGCATGCGGAGGAGGAGATATTTAAAAAGAATAAGATGCTGCAGGAGGCCATAACCCATGCCTCCGCCACAGATAATGATGTGCAGCTGGTTTCGAAAATAGATGTGAATGTAGCCAGCGGCATACTCAGAGCAATAAAGGAACTGATGATAACGGAGGTTATATTGGGATGGAACGCCAAAATAACCACGCGCGACAGGATCTTCGGTAGCGTACTTGATAGCATGCTCGACAATACAGACGAGATGATCCTGGTATGCAAGATTATTCAGCCGCTGAATACAACAAACCGGATAGTGGTGATAGTACCTACAAACGCGGAACTTGAAAGAGGCTTTATACGATGGATCAGGAGCGTTAAGCTATTGTCGCAACAACTGGGTGCCCCAGTAGTGTTCCGTGGCCGTAAGCGTACCTTGAACAAGATAAGAGCAGCAGTACAGGAGAGTAAGCCAACCATAGAAGCAGAGTACAGCCCGTACAAAAACCTTAATGAGTTTGCGACCATGAAATCAGAACTGAAAAAAGATGACATGGTGATCGTGATTTCAGCGAGAAAAAGAACTGTGTCTTACAACAGCAACCTGGATTACGTGCCAAGGGTTCTATCCAGAGACTATAAGGACAACAGCTTTATCGTACTATACCCTGAACAGTATCCGGTATACCAATCGGTGCCACTAAAGGGAGTACCAGTTGCACATGGAAGAGAAGGGCAAGAAGGCGAAGTTTAA
- a CDS encoding glycine--tRNA ligase, with protein sequence MATQEKTPVENAQLKDIISHAKEYGFIFPSSEIYDGLQAVYDYGQMGVELKNNIKNLWWKSMTQLNQNVVGLDAAIFMHPLVWKASGHVDSFNDPMIDNKDSKKRYRADVMIEEKAAQYENEGDVERAKALTAEMGRLLEAEDLNGVRELIIREDIKCPVSGTANWTEVRQFNLMFSTQVGSVAEDASTIYLRPETAQGIFVNFLNVQKTGRMKVPFGIAQIGKAFRNEIVARQFIFRMREFEQMEMQFFVRPGTEMEWYEKWRDTRRKWHEAIGVPTDKLRFHDHDKLAHYANAALDIEFEFPFGFKEVEGIHSRTDFDLTQHQELSRKKLQYFDNDLNEEGKPYGNYVPYVIETSVGADRLFLMVLCSAYTEEEITEGDSTKSRTFLKLHPALAPVKAAILPLTKKDGLPEKATEIFDSLKYDFNMIYEERDSIGKRYTRQDLIGTPFCIAVDHQTLEDNTVTVRDRDTREQVRMPISELHSYINKAVSYRSIFEQLA encoded by the coding sequence ATGGCGACTCAAGAAAAAACACCTGTAGAAAACGCTCAGTTGAAAGACATTATCTCACATGCGAAAGAGTATGGTTTCATATTCCCGTCGAGTGAGATATATGATGGCCTGCAAGCCGTGTACGACTACGGCCAAATGGGCGTGGAGCTGAAAAATAACATCAAGAACCTGTGGTGGAAAAGTATGACACAGCTGAACCAGAACGTAGTAGGTCTGGATGCTGCCATCTTTATGCACCCACTGGTTTGGAAGGCCTCTGGCCACGTGGATAGCTTTAACGATCCGATGATAGATAACAAGGATTCGAAGAAGCGCTACCGTGCCGATGTGATGATAGAAGAAAAAGCTGCTCAGTATGAAAATGAGGGCGACGTAGAAAGAGCGAAAGCTTTAACTGCTGAGATGGGACGCTTATTAGAGGCAGAAGATCTTAATGGCGTGCGTGAGCTGATTATACGTGAAGACATCAAATGCCCTGTATCAGGTACTGCCAACTGGACAGAGGTACGTCAGTTTAACCTGATGTTCTCCACACAGGTTGGTTCTGTGGCTGAAGATGCCAGCACTATTTACCTGCGCCCTGAAACAGCACAGGGTATTTTTGTGAACTTCCTTAATGTGCAAAAGACAGGCCGAATGAAGGTGCCTTTCGGTATTGCACAAATTGGTAAGGCCTTCCGTAACGAGATTGTAGCACGTCAGTTCATCTTCCGTATGCGCGAGTTTGAACAAATGGAGATGCAATTCTTTGTGCGCCCTGGCACTGAAATGGAGTGGTATGAGAAATGGAGAGACACACGCCGCAAGTGGCACGAGGCTATTGGTGTGCCAACCGACAAGCTACGCTTCCACGACCACGATAAGCTGGCGCATTATGCAAATGCTGCCCTTGATATTGAGTTCGAATTCCCGTTTGGTTTCAAAGAGGTAGAAGGCATCCACTCCCGCACTGACTTTGACCTGACGCAGCACCAGGAGCTGAGCCGCAAAAAGCTTCAGTACTTTGATAACGACCTGAACGAGGAGGGCAAGCCGTACGGAAACTATGTTCCTTATGTAATCGAAACATCCGTAGGTGCTGACCGACTGTTCCTGATGGTACTGTGCAGCGCTTATACTGAAGAAGAAATCACAGAAGGAGACAGCACGAAGAGCCGAACTTTCCTGAAGTTGCATCCAGCATTGGCTCCTGTTAAGGCTGCTATACTTCCGCTAACGAAAAAAGACGGCTTGCCAGAGAAAGCTACCGAGATCTTCGATTCTCTGAAGTATGACTTCAACATGATCTACGAAGAGCGCGATAGCATTGGCAAGCGTTATACACGCCAGGACCTGATTGGTACACCATTCTGTATAGCAGTGGACCACCAGACACTGGAAGACAATACTGTTACCGTGCGTGACAGAGATACACGTGAGCAAGTGCGCATGCCAATCAGTGAGCTACATAGTTACATTAACAAAGCAGTTAGCTACAGAAGCATTTTTGAGCAACTAGCATAA
- a CDS encoding IS4 family transposase: protein MMRMFKDHQMSVSQLLELIPEQYLAQLALQSRVDRYAKVLDGRKMFYLLLYGMLENERLSQRSLEDTFNDPLFKQLFRLDARESVRRSSISERLSRIDAHYFSQIYECIYEQYAGLYSECERQRHLLVRVDSTLVSDTAGRLQSSVGHASGRKAVQYTVAFDGVLPCSAQAFSERSYNSEEVALSHLVWQHARKEAGHKNLYVLDRGLQSAQSLAAFEAQQVRFVCRVKENRKYERKANLLEPGQQTDLGEGVLRSDQLVRLYCGKPIHNKKGNIHYRESLLEQDFRLLIVESKQDPKQRYWLLTNALQMPAEEVAKAYRRRWDMEVFFRFFKQELNLSHLVSLNQNGIEVMLYMTLIVAMLLLIYKQANAIGYKTAKRRFAMEVRNLAIAIIVAECGGDLDKLFKT from the coding sequence ATGATGCGCATGTTTAAAGACCACCAGATGAGTGTGAGCCAGCTGCTGGAGCTTATCCCCGAGCAATACCTGGCACAACTCGCTCTTCAAAGCAGGGTAGACCGCTACGCCAAGGTACTCGATGGCCGCAAGATGTTCTACCTCTTGCTCTATGGGATGCTGGAAAACGAGCGGCTCAGCCAGCGGAGCCTGGAAGACACCTTCAACGACCCGCTCTTCAAGCAGCTCTTCCGCCTGGATGCCAGGGAGAGCGTGCGGCGGAGCTCTATCTCAGAACGGCTCTCTAGGATAGATGCGCACTACTTCAGCCAGATTTATGAATGCATCTATGAGCAGTATGCCGGCCTGTATTCAGAGTGTGAGCGGCAAAGGCACCTGTTGGTCCGCGTGGACAGCACCCTTGTCAGTGACACGGCCGGCAGGCTGCAAAGCAGCGTAGGGCATGCAAGCGGCAGGAAGGCAGTCCAATACACCGTGGCCTTTGATGGGGTGCTGCCCTGCAGCGCCCAGGCCTTCAGCGAGCGCAGCTATAACAGCGAGGAGGTGGCCCTGTCCCACCTGGTCTGGCAGCATGCCAGGAAGGAGGCTGGCCACAAAAACCTGTATGTGCTGGACCGGGGCCTGCAATCGGCCCAAAGCCTGGCGGCCTTTGAGGCGCAGCAGGTGCGCTTTGTCTGCCGGGTGAAGGAAAACCGCAAGTATGAGCGCAAGGCCAACCTGCTTGAGCCAGGACAGCAGACAGACCTGGGCGAAGGGGTGCTGAGGAGCGATCAGCTCGTCAGGCTTTACTGCGGCAAGCCCATCCACAACAAGAAAGGAAACATCCATTACCGGGAAAGCCTGCTGGAGCAGGATTTCCGCCTCCTCATCGTGGAAAGCAAGCAGGACCCAAAGCAGCGCTACTGGCTGTTGACCAATGCCCTGCAGATGCCTGCTGAAGAGGTAGCCAAGGCCTACCGGCGCAGGTGGGACATGGAGGTGTTCTTTCGCTTCTTTAAGCAGGAGCTCAACCTGAGCCACTTGGTCTCGCTCAACCAAAACGGCATAGAGGTGATGCTCTACATGACCCTGATTGTGGCCATGCTGCTGCTTATCTACAAACAGGCCAACGCCATTGGCTACAAAACGGCCAAACGCAGGTTTGCTATGGAAGTCAGAAACCTGGCCATTGCCATCATTGTGGCAGAGTGCGGTGGGGACTTGGACAAACTCTTTAAAACATAA
- a CDS encoding DUF4385 domain-containing protein, whose translation MEEKGKKAKFNYELDFGNINFREQPSLYRVGKGEQGVLLVEPYKSEILPHWRFKTPEVATESSEKIYSLFLQYLEQNDFIGADMARKFLQMGYTRSRRYANHKSGKKYKGPVPEDKKGQSGAHGRQQLPVDPDPVKAASAAIFKEKWDLAKQNPEYIRQMEIFEKKYE comes from the coding sequence ATGGAAGAGAAGGGCAAGAAGGCGAAGTTTAATTACGAGCTCGACTTCGGGAACATAAACTTTAGAGAGCAGCCAAGCTTGTATCGCGTAGGCAAAGGAGAGCAGGGGGTGCTGTTGGTGGAGCCATATAAGTCAGAGATACTGCCGCATTGGCGGTTTAAAACACCGGAAGTAGCCACAGAGTCATCCGAGAAAATCTATAGTTTATTTCTACAGTACCTGGAGCAAAACGACTTTATAGGAGCGGATATGGCCCGCAAATTTCTGCAAATGGGCTATACCCGCAGTAGGAGATACGCAAATCATAAGTCAGGAAAAAAGTATAAAGGACCAGTGCCGGAAGATAAAAAAGGGCAGAGTGGAGCACACGGCAGGCAACAGTTGCCTGTAGATCCTGATCCAGTAAAAGCCGCTTCAGCAGCCATATTCAAGGAAAAGTGGGACTTGGCAAAACAGAACCCAGAGTATATCAGGCAGATGGAGATCTTCGAAAAGAAGTATGAATAG
- a CDS encoding efflux RND transporter permease subunit, whose amino-acid sequence MWNKIAIFIIKNRLRLIILLAVLTAFMAYKAKDAEMSYDFANVVSEDDVDMQYFQRFKKTFGEDGNVLVVGMQDSKVYKLQNFKELKTLSEELSKVEGVKAVISLPNLVQVVKNTGERKFTTAAIFSPAPETQPQLDSMLQVVRNQGFYDGQIINDKTGATLLAITVEPTYLNSARRVEVMENITAHTDAFSKNTGIKLHYAGLPFVRAVMTTKVAAEMKMFLLLALLVTGVTLFIFFRSFYAVIFPLLVISVVVVWVLGTLSLLGFKISLLTGLIPAILVVIGIPNSTYLLTRYHYDYRKHGNKIMALARVISKIGVVNLVTNTTTAIGFIVFTFTHVAILYEFGVVAGINIFVTFIISLVLIPAVFSYLPPPSPRQLRHLDAKPLNKLLEFFDYIVHRKRHLVYFFTILAVGVSLLGIYKVKTVSYMVDDLPEESSVNADLAFFENHFNGVMPLEVIVDTGVKQGVMRLPNLNKLNRLEDFLRTQPILSAPISVVGLVKTATQAFYGGDPSSYRLPDNTERNFIFSYLAKQNDGANQKLLRSFVDSTGQRARISLKVADVGSRQLDTLIISKIKPELREIYGGEGVTETEDGNTITFKRDDSGSQTTVSLTGTTLLFIKGNEYLINNLRSSLILAFVLVTIVIALLFKSARVVIISLIPNMIPLLIAGGLMGFFNIPLKPSTALIFSIALGIAIDDSIHFLAKYRSELLSNGFNVSRAITTSLTEAGTSMVYTSVILFFGFVIFAFSEFGGTKALGVLMSVSLLIALFTNLIILPTLLMSFDSGKFERDPYALIEHYDEFYLEHEDEELDLNQLKLKVEELTLEEDKKPVNGEVQRV is encoded by the coding sequence ATGTGGAATAAGATTGCCATTTTTATTATAAAGAACAGGCTGAGACTGATAATTCTCTTAGCCGTGCTTACTGCGTTTATGGCTTATAAGGCCAAAGATGCAGAAATGTCTTACGATTTTGCCAACGTCGTTTCAGAAGACGACGTGGACATGCAGTACTTCCAGCGCTTTAAGAAAACCTTTGGCGAAGATGGGAACGTGCTGGTGGTAGGCATGCAGGACAGCAAAGTATACAAGCTTCAGAACTTTAAGGAGCTGAAGACTCTGTCGGAGGAACTAAGCAAAGTAGAGGGGGTGAAGGCCGTGATCTCGTTGCCAAACCTGGTGCAGGTGGTAAAAAACACCGGTGAACGGAAGTTCACCACAGCTGCCATCTTCTCACCAGCTCCAGAAACACAGCCGCAACTTGATAGTATGCTGCAGGTGGTACGCAACCAGGGCTTCTACGATGGGCAGATCATAAACGACAAAACCGGAGCTACATTACTGGCCATAACAGTAGAACCAACTTACCTCAACTCCGCTCGACGTGTAGAGGTGATGGAAAACATCACAGCGCACACAGATGCTTTCTCTAAGAATACAGGCATAAAACTGCACTATGCAGGACTACCATTTGTGCGTGCCGTAATGACAACAAAGGTAGCCGCAGAGATGAAAATGTTCCTGCTGCTGGCTTTGCTTGTAACGGGTGTTACGCTCTTCATATTCTTCCGCTCCTTCTATGCCGTTATCTTTCCGCTTTTAGTAATTAGTGTAGTGGTGGTATGGGTGCTGGGAACGCTCTCGCTACTTGGCTTTAAAATATCCCTGCTAACAGGACTTATACCTGCCATCCTGGTGGTGATTGGTATACCTAACTCTACTTATCTGCTCACGCGTTATCACTACGATTACCGCAAGCACGGCAACAAGATAATGGCCTTAGCCCGCGTGATCAGCAAGATTGGCGTGGTAAACCTTGTAACGAACACCACCACGGCTATCGGTTTTATTGTGTTCACGTTTACGCATGTAGCCATACTGTATGAGTTTGGTGTGGTAGCCGGTATCAACATCTTTGTTACCTTCATCATAAGCCTGGTGCTGATACCTGCGGTGTTCTCTTACCTGCCGCCGCCTAGCCCGCGTCAGCTCCGCCACCTCGATGCAAAGCCGCTAAACAAGCTGCTTGAGTTCTTCGACTACATTGTGCACCGCAAGCGCCACCTGGTATATTTCTTTACGATCTTAGCAGTAGGCGTATCGCTGTTGGGAATTTACAAGGTGAAGACGGTATCCTATATGGTGGATGACCTGCCGGAGGAAAGCAGTGTGAACGCAGATTTGGCTTTCTTCGAGAATCACTTTAATGGAGTAATGCCGCTAGAGGTGATAGTAGATACAGGAGTGAAGCAGGGAGTGATGCGCTTGCCAAACCTGAACAAGCTGAACAGGCTGGAAGATTTCCTACGCACGCAACCTATACTTTCAGCACCCATCTCTGTAGTGGGACTGGTGAAAACTGCTACGCAGGCCTTCTATGGTGGAGATCCTAGTTCTTACCGCCTGCCAGACAACACCGAACGCAACTTCATCTTCAGCTACTTGGCCAAACAGAATGATGGAGCTAACCAGAAGCTGCTTCGGTCTTTTGTAGACAGCACAGGTCAGCGGGCACGTATCTCACTAAAAGTGGCCGATGTGGGTTCTCGACAGCTGGATACACTTATCATCAGTAAGATAAAGCCAGAGCTGCGCGAAATATATGGAGGCGAGGGTGTAACGGAAACTGAAGATGGCAACACTATCACCTTTAAACGCGACGACTCCGGAAGCCAAACCACCGTAAGCCTTACCGGAACAACACTCCTGTTCATCAAAGGAAACGAGTACCTTATCAACAACCTGCGCTCCAGCCTTATACTTGCATTCGTGTTGGTAACAATTGTGATTGCATTGTTGTTTAAGTCAGCAAGGGTAGTGATAATATCACTGATACCGAACATGATACCACTGCTGATTGCAGGTGGCCTGATGGGGTTTTTCAACATCCCGCTAAAGCCGAGCACAGCGCTGATCTTTAGTATAGCCCTGGGTATAGCCATCGATGACTCCATTCACTTTCTGGCTAAGTACAGGAGCGAACTGCTCTCGAATGGCTTTAACGTGAGCCGGGCCATCACCACCAGTTTAACCGAGGCAGGTACCAGTATGGTGTATACTTCAGTTATCCTGTTCTTTGGTTTTGTGATCTTTGCCTTCTCCGAGTTTGGCGGTACGAAAGCACTGGGAGT